The region AACGGAAGCCGGGAAACATATCGCCCAGGGGTGAACTTTTCTCTGTAACAcatttttatatcttttgtcgcgagaaaatgtaaattatcaTCCAAAGTTATGTTATCCTACCCAGACTACTCATGGGCAAAAAATGTAATATTTATATTAAAGGACTTTTCTCTCATCCCGCGTATTATAATATTCCGTATATTCTGTGTTTTAGAATGTTTCATAAATTCCGTGTTTCAAACGTGATATTCCATATTTTCCGTCTTTCaaaatattctttattttccatgttttaaaatattccgtgtattccgcAATTCCGCTGTTCCACCATTCCATCCAAAAGGGCCACACGACCGAAGGTCATAGCACAAGGTCATCAAAGGTCACAACGTTCTCAGTCACATGTTCAGTCTGCTTATTGTTCCTTTCCTGTTATTATTCCGTCAGGATACCCTGGGTCAATGATGTTCGCCTCTAAGAAGCTAGACGGTCATTGGAAATTCCGACGGAGGAGTAGGTAGTGGGGTACCCTGCGAGCAgctggtttctcctacgcttcccgagagagaaaccactgcgagcaaccgttgctcgcagtggtttttctctcgggaagcgtaggagaaaccaactgcccGCAGGGTAGTAGTGGGGTTTCAAGCTAAGAACCTTCCAAAAGGGGAAGGGAGGAGGAATCACACAATGTCACCCGTTTCTAACAACTGTGCGCCAAAACAGTAATCGTACGTTTTTCGAGTTGGCCTTTGTTTTCGAATCGGTCTTTCTCTTtcgagtgggtcttcgttttcgagtagTTTCGAGTTGGTCTTCGGTCTTTATTttcggggtcttcgttttcgatatTACCCGTTCCTTACTCATCTCTTGGAGTGGTCGACCTGACTACACAGCTCCTAAATATTCCAATACCGACATTCAATTTCCGTTTTGTAGACAAACAACAATGTAAGGTAAGTGGAATCATTCAACTGAACAATCAAAACTCCAATGTTACCGAAAAACTATTAATCCGTTttggtttgtttctgtattcaCTCATTGCTACGATTTCGATGCTGTTCAAACCGACGAAATCGAGAAGATCATGGAATCCGCAAGATTAGCATACAGTTGTATATACGCAGCAACCAAATTCCTTTATTAGTGAGCACTAAACCGGAAGTAAACTTTACTATGCTTTAAATTAATCATCGCTTCCCACAAACAACCTTTAGATTCTAACGTATTTCGAAATCGTTCGAGTTAGATTTTTATGGAAAGTTAAAGCctccaatttatttttttattatttttattttggcaagcatgcaaccgtggacgataatcctgtcggtgtacgtcgGATCGATCTGATCGGCGATCTGATTttgcaagagccgatacaacatAGATTTGATTTAGTAATGCACTATATTTTGGCTGGTCAAACCATGCTCGCTGCTCACCAGTTGAATTTTTCTAAAGTGCTCACCGCTCGCAAGACAAATTAGTTACTGCTCGTGCTCGCGAAATAAAACACAGTGCTCACATGCTCGCAAAGACCATCCGATACCCCTTTTTGTACgccaacatccatttactatatatacgTTTACacagaagcaatccaatgtaaactttcattttaccTGAAGAACACTTCTTGGTAAATTTTCCGCTACCCTGCTTTTTATGGAAGTGCGCCTACTAGTCTGACTGGCACCTCCCCAGGTGCCACAATGCGAAACGCTTTCAATTCAACCAATCTGCCACGTCGTAACGTCCGATGCCAAATTACGTCATGTTTTCACCCTTTTAATTCCCTCAATGTCAATTTGTTCTTCCGAAAATCAACTGCAAGATTTTAGCTCATAAAAATTCGTAAAGACTGCGTAAATAACTCGCATCTCCACGGAGGGCTCGCGGATTATGTCACCTCGTGAGAACTTGAGGCAATAAATCAACAGGAACTCCTGAAACTTCCTGGTCGAAAGGGGTTCAGTACGATGTAGTAAAACACTGTTTCTGTACCAAAACGCGAACAAAGAACAATTTACGAACTTTCGAGCAATCGAGAAAATTTCTACGAGAATTCGAGCATGCCAGCAATTGCAAAGATTTTGCGAGCACGAGcaacaacctcgtttccagggtctctcttctctgcttccaTTGTCGACAATGGAGGCTGAGAAGAGAGACCCGGGGAACGAGGTTGCACGAGCAAGCGAGCACCCGCAAAGCAAAGGCCAAATTTTGCGAGCACGTAAAAATTTGAAGGGACTATTCGGTAGCCCTATAAAATATCATGACAGTTACAactgctttgaattcactactAAAAGAGTATCGGAAAAATAACAGAAtagactgtaaataataaactgaaatcttaAGTGTTTCTTCGCGAATATTTAGAACGTTGGGATCAGTTGTCcttccttttgaaattaaaaaagctcaGCCTCCCCTAGCCTTACGGACTGAGTCTCTGTTGAAAAATTGCATGTCGTTAGAAATGTTGTGAggagaggaaagaaaatgttctgCGGCTGTCtaaaaaagtttgtttgttaAGTTATCGAAAGCCGATCGTTAACGATAATCAAAAGTTCGGGATGCCCGAAACAGGAAGATTTGACGTCATAATAAGGCAGCCAATGACATGAGTGGTAGAGCTGTCAAATGTACTCTCCAATCGAAGCACGTGTTTCGAAGTTTGTGAGAATCATCACTTCAACGTTAGAGGGCTTCCCGTCTGTAGCTTCAGAGCGTCAAAGTAATATTTGATCCTCCAGAGCTGTCTTTTCTGTTTGTTACGGGCAAAGTCCAATATTTTCTGGTGTTTCCCTGCGGTTTCTGCTCAAAACCTGTAAAATCGAACCAAATGGGAGTTCAGTGTGATTCATGCGATGTGTGGTATCATGCTCGATGTATGGACATGCCTGCTGAGGTATACCATGGACTTTTAACAACTCGTATGTATCCTGGATATGTTGTACTTGCGGCCCTTCCGAATTTTTCGTCTTCACTGTTTTTGTCAAAGTCGCTCCTGTCATGCAGCAATTTATTTGGTTCATTATCTGTCTCCTGCTAATAATTCAAGGATCTCTTCTGTGGGAAATCGTCATGTTATCCTAACTGGGGACTTTAACTTACCTTCTATCGACTGGGTTACGTCCTGTGTCCCTCCTGGTGCACGAGATGCAAGCCTTTGCAGGCGGTTACTGGACATTGCTCATGATTTCCATCTTGAGCAAATAGTGTGTGAACCCACACGTTACGGTCCTACATCTGCAAACACCTTGGACTTGGTTACTTTCATCGAAGCCCGATCTATTACACGACGTTCGCGTTCTACCAGGTGTCAGTGACCATGAACAGGTTGTAGCTCACATCAGCCGGTTCGTCAGTAACGCCACACCACCGCAAAGGAAAGTTTTTGACTTCAATAGGGGGAATTCACAAGATTTTTGCTGGGACATGAAAGCATTCTCTGTGTCGTTTCTTCAAACCTGTCCCCTACGATCTGTTCAGGAGAACTGGCAAATTTTAAGGCAACAATGTTATCTCTTGTCAATAAGCACTATCCTGAGAAGCTTTTAAGAACACAACGAAAGAGTCCATGGTTTAACAGATCCTTGAGGCTCTCAATTCACAAAAAACATCGCCTATTTAAAGTGGCTAAATTACGCAACACTGCAtcagcttgggctgcctatcgCAAGCAGCGTAAAATGACTACCATCGCCATAAATTCTGCTACGAACAGTTTTGTTTCTGGTCTACTTGATGAAAATCTGAAATCCCAACCTAAGATTTTTGGAAGAACATCAAAACCAGGCAGCAAGATTGTGTTGGTATCCCAGCTCTTCGATCTGAAAGTGGAACCCTGTCGGACCCCAAAGAAGAGGCAGAAACCTTAAATAACTACTTTAAATCTGTTTTTAATACAGATGCGCCAAACGATACCCTTCCTACCTTGGCTCCGAAAGACATACCAGCCATTGGAAACATCTGTGTGACTGTGAACGGAATCGTTAAGCAACTAAACCTTCTGAAACCTAACAAGGCTTGTGGCCCAGACTAAGTCTCTGCTCGTATACTTAAGCTGGCACCTGAAGAAACAGCCGTAATCTTGCGGGAAATCTTTCAGCAATCCCTGGATTCAGGTGAGGTACCTTGTGACTGGAAACATGCTATGGTTGTCCCTTTACACAGAAGAGACTCACGATCATCTCCTACCAACTATAGGCCAATTTCCCTGACCTGCATAGCATGCAAGTCGCTCGAGCATATTGTAGCAAGTCATATAATGAAACATTTGGATACTTACGACCTTCTTTCCCCTTTCCAGCACGGTTTTAGGGCTCGTTTCTCTTGTGAGACTCAGCTTCTCCTCACATATAACGACCTGGCCCGCGCCCTAGATAAAAAGTTGCAAACGGATCTCATCCTTTTGGATTTTTCCAAGGCCTGTTTCCCACTCGCGTTTATTTATCAAGCTTCAACACTACGCGATTGACGGCCAAGTGTTCCACTGGTTGAAGGACTTCCTAGCGAACAGAACACAATCTGTTGTAGTCGATGTCAGCAGTCTTCTTGTTGTTTCGTTACCTCGGGTGTTCCACAGGGGTCAGTGATAGGGCCCCTGTTATTCCTTCTTTTCATAAATGACATTCCCGATGGCATCTCTGGTAAATTAAGACTTTTTGCCGACGACTGTGCCCTATATCTGCACCTTATACATCCGACGAGTCATCGCGTTGTCTTCAACGTGATCTGGATAAGCTAGCTCTCTGGTCCACTATATGGAAACTTGACTTCAATCCATCCAAGTGCTGCGTGCTGCGTATCACCAACAAGAAGGCGGTCTCTACCATACACCAAGACTACTTCCTGTATGGTACTAGACTTGAGGTGCGCGAAACCCATCCTTATCTCGGTGTGCAGCTCTCTAAAGATCTCAAATGGAACCATCACGTGACTTTCATTACAAAGAAGACACCTCGCACTCTTAACCTTATTAGACGTAACTTGTACAGCTGCTCAAAAGAAGTCAAAGCCCGCGCTTATCTTTCACTAGTTCGACCTAGGTTATCATATGCTTCCAGTGTGTGGGACCCGTACACCCAAAAAAATATCAATCAGCTTCAAATGGTTCAGAGGCGTGCTGCTCGCTTTGTATTCAAGAACTATTCGCGTTAAGGAACTTGGCTGGTCTGAACTATCCAGCGCCAGAAAGCGCGACCGCCTTTGTATGATGTTTAAAATAGTTAATACCCTAATTCCTATTAACTTTAACGACCACTTAAGCTATTAATAGGCACCTTAAGCAACAGACGTCGCCGGCCTGacgacggcaaccggaaacgTGACATTTCTTTCGAGATGTCACTGCGCATGTACAACAAGTTGTGACCTGACGTTGTCCTGAAGTCGAGAACGTGAGAACGTGGGGTTTCACGTCGCGAGGAAAACGTGAGTacttaatgttttgttttgatccctTTTAGCTTACTTTGTGCTATTTTGATGCCGAACCAAGGTAAAGTTATTGTCTTTATGCTTAAAACAATGTTCTGGAAGTATTTTTCCACTAATGTtcttttaaactgaaaaattgtttttcgcATGTCAAACTAGCCTTCAGCAGCGAAGAGGTTGCTTCCATTCAACGTACCGCTTGGTATAATTAGTTTTCGTTTCCCATTTTCTCAACGTATAACTGGTAGATTACTATAGCTTGAAATAACATTGATTTTATTCCGGCAATCCCTTGTTCTTGGTATTTCGTTTAACATAGAAGCTTTTTTAATCGACTCAGATGAATTTTGAATTCGAACAGTAAGTACGTCTATTTTGCAATGTTTACAAGAGCTGACAAACTTCGCGCTACCAAATTGTCTCGCCTGAGTTTTATTCAGTCTTGTACATACGAGATTATTGCATCCTTCGCAGAATGTTCTTTACGATACTTAATCAAAATAGCTGGCCAAACTCCTGTATTTGAGCGGCCGATCAAAAGTTTCGAATAAAAAACGCAGTGAGCTGAGATTCTGTTCTATGCTTAGCATGATAAATTTGTGCGTGTAATCTTGGCAAGCGGTGAGCGGTGAGCGGTGATGTAAACTTGGGTTAAAAATCGGAATTAATTGCTTTAGCCATAcacattttacatgtaacatAATTTCTGTTCTTTACATTTAACGGTTCAAAGCAGGCAAAGTTTATAAACTTAAATTGTTTCGTTATTTTTCGCAATGATTTTAAGGTTTAATTCCATCGAGTTAATTTTGAAATATAGTTTTTTCTTGAACTCGTAGATGGAGTGGACAGAACAAAAAGATGTGATGCTCGCCCGAGAAATCCTTCTTTGTGAGCCCTTTCAATATAGGGTTGGCTCAAAAGAACGTGGTTCGGTGTGGAGCCAAATAGCGACAAATCTGAATACTCATCCAGGGTTCACAGTGTCACAGAGAGCTGTTAGAGATCGTTACGGCATCCtcgaaaaaaaagccaaaaagcgaAAACGTGAAATTGAAAATGGAACTGGCATCTCCCCTGAAGATTCAGAGCTTGATTTAGCCCTTGAAGAAATCATAGAAAAATGGGAAGCGGCTGATCAAGATTTCCAGCTTGGTAACCAAAGCAAGGCGAAAAAACTAGAAAAGGACAAAGAAACAGCAGAGGATATGCGGAGAATGTCAATGGAAACTCTCGGTGCTTCTAAGAATAGGAAATCCGATCCAGATGAGTCAGCGGAAGAGAAGCGGTGTAAAAGGCGGCGAGGTGGCAGCGACACAGTCCAGTTTCTAAAAGAGCATAGTGAGATGGAGTTTACGtttaaaagagaagagctcGAGGCCAAGAAAAGTGAGCAGTCGCTTTTAACTGagcaacaaaagcaacaacaacagatgaTTTCCATGTTCCAGCAACAACTACAGCAAcagaaccaacaacaacaactacaacaacagcAGATGcagcaacaactacaacagatGCAAACTATGTTTATGGAATCCCAGAAGCAGCAAGCGCAGCTTATGGCCACCTTATTTCAGAAAATGTCAGAACACAAATAGCGTGCATTGCTATTTTGCTTAAACAACCTCTAGTAAGCAATCTAGAGAACTTTCAGTTGACTTGTGTTGTTACATGATTACAAGAAATTGTTACTAGTCCCCAAAATATCTGGAACGAACCTCTTCCCTCAAACTCTTGCAGTCATGTTGCGTTTGCATTGCAGGTTGTACTTATAATAAATTGAGGGAACTGCACCAGTTAAAAACGTtcagttgtttatttcacaagATACTGTAACATTGCAAATGTTCCTAATTGACACGGTTTGTTAGTAAATGATAATTTAAGAGAAATAATCATAAATATTTGGAGGGTCGAGATAAAAAAAACTGGATGTGGTGTTTCCATACAAGCATGTTATGGCATTCCTGAGCAAAGCAGAAACTACATACATTTTTCCCACTGAGCTCAAACCTATCtttaagtttttcttaaaatcaagaaaCTTAAAATCGTTGATAACGTCGCTGAAAAGCCACTCAACTGAAGAGCGAACGGCACTCATTGAATTATTAAAATCTTCCATCTGCTGGGTAAGAACCGCATTTCTGAAGGGAGCTTGGAGGTGGACTCTCAGCGGGTATGCCGGGTCTCCGTATAGGCACAAAGGGTGTCCAGCCGGGTCAAAAGAGTTCCTAGCCAACTCATTGTACACTCCGGAATCGGCAAGCATCCCGCTGTCATGCTTCCTGCCCtcttgaaagacaaaaataaagaatatGATCGTATAACAATAATAGCAAAATTATGTTAGGCTCCTCCCGTTTTCTTTCAAGACCCCGGCGCCCTTCTCCTCTCGAACATTTCCAAACTGTATCAAAATAACCCTTTCCCATATCATCGTTTTTTCTCTACTACTATTTGTAATTTCAGCATTGCAATTATCGTTTAGCGGATAACAGGAGCACATAATTTACGGAAAATACGGCGAACGTTGAGAAAAAAATAGAGTGTTTCCTTAAGGGTAAAACCGGGAAATAACACTACCTTTGGTTACTAATCATGAtttcaatataattatatttctaCTCACCAACTGGGCCATACAAGTTGGCAATAAGACCATTAGGGGTTACAATAGATTGGAACTTCAAGGCATGTACCCTTTTGTGGCCATTGTAGACGATTCGCTGATTTTGGAGTGGGCGGCAAATAGGACGGACAGTGCCATCAACGAAACCCCAGCAGTTATTCAACGCTGCGCCTTTTTGATGGATTGCATCTGCATATGTTCGCAGAGAGGCACGGGAGAGGAAGGGCTGGTTAAAATCAGTAAGATGGTGGCCATGTTCGTTGTAAATCCAGTCTAGAACAACATTGGTCATCATGCTAATTTCTGGGACAGGTCTGCCAAATCGTGGAATCATGTCACTGTAACGACAAGGATATGCAAGTCGTTTAAGTAGCATACACAAGCCTTCCATTCCTTGAAACACGGACCTCTGCGAGCAACGGAACACCGGTGGAATTCCAAGGGCATCTCCCAAAACAGGCaaatcatttttctcaacacGAAATTCCGCTATGCATTCTTCTTCGCTGAAATTGCCGAGTGAGAATTCTTCATAGTTGTCGTACGGAAATAGTGGATTTTTTGACATATTTACATCGTAAAGAATGGCAAATTCATTTGCGTTTATGATTCCTTTGACACGGGAAACTAAAAGTAAATCTCGCGTTTCCTTTAAGCTGGACATAGTCTTGGCGAAATGCAAAGTGATCGGAAGCTTTGTCTTGGATTACGACTCTGCGAAAGCTCGCCGGGCGCGGCGTTACGTTTTCGCGCGCTTTGCTTAAGGCTGGTAACTTGTTGTCGCGACCGCAACCTGAAGCCGTTCTAGCCCCAGTCTCTTATCGGTCCTCACGTCGCcgtcgtcaacgaaaacgtctgTTGCTTAAGGTGCCTATTGTAAAACTGTAACCCGCCGTAATCATCGTCAAAAGCTTAACATTCTTGCTCCCCGCACAGGCACTtataaattctctttttttccaaGAACTATACCCGAATGGAATAGTCTGCCTGCCTTTGTAACAAGCACGTCATCTGTCAATGCCTTTAGAcacctacaattgtagtttcGAGGCTATAGTAgtgattaattttctttttgtaacttattttttcttttatttatttatattttttcataccTTGGTGTAAAGCAACATAGCATTTCCAAGTAAATACACTgaatttatacggggtgttcgcgtcttatgtaagccgcggccagagtaagccacgGCTTATTTCCTCTcttataaacggccctaatagaCCATGTCTGAGTTCCCGAAATCTTCATTTTCAAGATGAGGGTTATTGGTCAATCTGTTATGGAAAAGTCTCATTTTCACAACAAAGGTTGCACATGTAGCCTCGACAGTGAGGATTTGagggacttaaaaaaaaaactcagcaTCCTCTCCCATAGAGGCTCCATAGATTTAGCTGTGATTTTGATTACGAAGGATGTGAAATTAACTCAAGGGAAGCATTTCGAATGAACATTTTCTGCATTTCGTACACCAGTAAATGAGCACAATACTTTAAAGAAGGGCCTGGGACAATCAGGAAAATATTATGATGTAACCTACATTAGAATCTTAGAAGCCATTGGgaacttgatttcatttaatGACTAATTATGGATTATACATACGTGTAAGGTAACTTAATACTGAGCTTAGGTTTGTGTTATCCATTAGGTCACAAAAGTTCTATTTTCAGTTGGTTGAGACCAACTTGTACTTGGGTCTTGTGGGACTGTATTTGCAATAACGACACAGGAAAAAATTAGTTGAGGTAGCATCAACATGTGTAATGACCAGCTTGGTTAAGTAAATGTAacaaatatcagttccattaaCTGTGTTCATAAAAACCCAGCAAAGTCTAAGCTTTAAGTGTAATTTGGTATTTTAAATGGTCTGCtctacgagccagaaggctcatcaaggccggagctta is a window of Montipora foliosa isolate CH-2021 chromosome 5, ASM3666993v2, whole genome shotgun sequence DNA encoding:
- the LOC138004233 gene encoding putative uncharacterized protein DDB_G0274435, translated to MEWTEQKDVMLAREILLCEPFQYRVGSKERGSVWSQIATNLNTHPGFTVSQRAVRDRYGILEKKAKKRKREIENGTGISPEDSELDLALEEIIEKWEAADQDFQLGNQSKAKKLEKDKETAEDMRRMSMETLGASKNRKSDPDESAEEKRCKRRRGGSDTVQFLKEHSEMEFTFKREELEAKKSEQSLLTEQQKQQQQMISMFQQQLQQQNQQQQLQQQQMQQQLQQMQTMFMESQKQQAQLMATLFQKMSEHK
- the LOC138002754 gene encoding uncharacterized protein, whose translation is MLLYTKTKLPITLHFAKTMSSLKETRDLLLVSRVKGIINANEFAILYDVNMSKNPLFPYDNYEEFSLGNFSEEECIAEFRVEKNDLPVLGDALGIPPVFRCSQRSVFQGMEGLCMLLKRLAYPCRYSDMIPRFGRPVPEISMMTNVVLDWIYNEHGHHLTDFNQPFLSRASLRTYADAIHQKGAALNNCWGFVDGTVRPICRPLQNQRIVYNGHKRVHALKFQSIVTPNGLIANLYGPVEGRKHDSGMLADSGVYNELARNSFDPAGHPLCLYGDPAYPLRVHLQAPFRNAVLTQQMEDFNNSMSAVRSSVEWLFSDVINDFKFLDFKKNLKIGLSSVGKMYVVSALLRNAITCLYGNTTSSFFYLDPPNIYDYFS